The following are encoded together in the Sphaerodactylus townsendi isolate TG3544 linkage group LG14, MPM_Stown_v2.3, whole genome shotgun sequence genome:
- the CEBPA gene encoding CCAAT/enhancer-binding protein alpha — protein MPGPAGKRRGINTRQEGWRRQPGRESRKALRAARDLRTAERGAAAAAAEAGELPPPCAAEAPFRSSMDPGNFYEADPRPLMSSALQQPRPHHHPHHPQQQQPLPSPASAHLPGAQGYSYLPAAELQDICEHENSIDLSAYIDPGAFNDEFLADLFQHNKQQQQQQQQQERAAKAGLECAMPGAGLSQGGALYGYADKPEGGAAYERLGLGQHQHQQHPPLAGLRPLLIKQEPHEEDEAAALVALYPPPPACSHLQYQAAHCAQTAVHLQPGGQPTPPPTPAPSPHQHPHPHPHRLHAASSSSSGSSSSSSSSGGKAKKCLDKSSSEYRVRRERNNIAVRKSRDKAKLRNAETQQKVLELSSDNERLRKRVEQLSRELDTLRGIFRQLPESSLVKAMGSCA, from the coding sequence ATGCCCGGCCCTGCAGGGAAACGGAGGGGTATAAATACGAGGCAAGAGGGCTGGCGGAGGCAGCCCGGGCGTGAGTCGAGAAAAGCGCTGCGAGCGGCCCGGGATTTGCGCACGGCGGAGCGGGGAGCAGCCGCAGCCGCAGCCGAAGCCGGGGAGCTCCCCCCACCATGCGCGGCGGAGGCTCCGTTTAGATCCTCGATGGATCCGGGCAACTTCTACGAGGCGGACCCGCGGCCCCTGATGAGCAGCGCCCTGCAGCAGCCTCGCCCGCACCACCACCCGCAccacccccagcagcagcagcctctgccctCGCCCGCCTCGGCGCACCTGCCCGGCGCGCAGGGCTACAGCTACCTGCCGGCGGCCGAGCTGCAGGACATCTGCGAGCACGAGAACTCCATCGACCTGAGCGCCTACATCGACCCGGGCGCCTTCAACGACGAGTTCCTGGCCGACCTCTTCCAGCAtaacaagcagcagcagcagcagcagcagcagcaggagcgcgCCGCCAAGGCCGGCCTCGAGTGCGCCATGCCGGGCGCGGGGCTCTCGCAGGGCGGCGCGCTTTACGGCTACGCGGACAAGCCCGAGGGCGGCGCGGCCTACGAGCGCCTGGGCCTGgggcagcaccagcaccagcagcacCCCCCGCTGGCCGGCCTGCGCCCGCTGCTCATCAAGCAGGAGCCCCACGAGGAGGACGAGGCGGCGGCGCTGGTGGCCCTCTACCCGCCGCCGCCCGCCTGCAGCCACCTCCAGTACCAGGCGGCGCACTGCGCCCAGACCGCCGTGCACCTGCAGCCCGGCGGGCAGCCCACGCCGCCGCCCACGCCGGCCCCCAGCCCGCACCAGCACCCGCACCCGCACCCGCACCGGCTCCACGCCGCCTCCTCGTCGTCGTCGGGCTCGTCGTCGTCCTCGTCGTCGTCGGGGGGCAAGGCCAAGAAGTGCCTGGACAAGAGCAGCAGCGAGTACCGCGTGCGCCGCGAGCGCAACAACATCGCCGTGCGCAAGAGCCGCGACAAGGCCAAGCTGCGCAACGCCGAGACGCAGCAGAAGGTGCTGGAGCTGAGCTCCGACAACGAGCGCCTCCGCAAGCGGGTCGAGCAGCTCAGCCGCGAGCTCGACACCCTGCGCGGCATTTTCCGCCAGCTGCCCGAGAGCTCGCTGGTCAAGGCCATGGGCAGCTGCGCCTGA